One region of Yersinia bercovieri ATCC 43970 genomic DNA includes:
- the hemL gene encoding glutamate-1-semialdehyde 2,1-aminomutase yields MSKSENLYAQAKQLIPGGVNSPVRAFTGVGGVPLFIERADGAYLFDVDGKAYIDYVGSWGPMVLGHNHPAIRQAVIEAVERGLSFGAPTEMEVKMAKLVTDLVPTMDMVRMVNSGTEATMSAIRLARGFTGRDKIIKFEGCYHGHADCLLVKAGSGALTLGQPNSPGVPADFAKHTLTCTYNDLATVREAFEQYPQEIACIIVEPVAGNMNCVPPLPEFLPGLRALCDEFGALLIIDEVMTGFRVALAGAQDYYDVTPDLTCLGKIIGGGMPVGAFGGRRDVMDALAPTGPVYQAGTLSGNPIAMAAGFACLTEVAQVGIHETLTELTDSLATGLLHAAKAENIPLVVNHVGGMFGIFFTDAQTVTCYQDVMNCDVERFKRFFHLMLEEGVYLAPSAFEAGFMSVAHSKEDIQKSVDAARRCFAQL; encoded by the coding sequence ATGAGTAAGTCCGAAAATCTGTATGCCCAGGCAAAACAGTTAATCCCAGGCGGGGTTAACTCCCCGGTGCGTGCATTCACTGGGGTTGGTGGCGTCCCACTATTTATTGAGCGTGCTGATGGCGCCTACTTATTTGATGTAGATGGTAAAGCTTACATTGACTATGTCGGCTCTTGGGGGCCAATGGTGTTGGGCCATAACCATCCGGCGATCCGTCAGGCGGTAATTGAAGCTGTCGAGCGCGGTTTGAGCTTTGGTGCGCCAACAGAGATGGAAGTGAAAATGGCTAAGTTGGTCACCGACTTAGTGCCAACCATGGATATGGTGCGCATGGTCAACTCAGGCACCGAGGCGACCATGAGTGCTATTCGTCTGGCTCGTGGCTTCACCGGTCGCGATAAAATTATCAAGTTTGAAGGCTGCTATCACGGTCACGCGGACTGCCTGCTGGTCAAAGCCGGTTCCGGGGCGCTAACACTCGGCCAACCCAACTCGCCTGGCGTACCCGCTGATTTCGCTAAACACACGCTGACCTGCACTTATAACGATCTAGCCACAGTGCGCGAAGCTTTCGAGCAATATCCGCAAGAGATCGCCTGTATTATCGTCGAACCCGTCGCCGGTAACATGAACTGCGTGCCACCACTGCCAGAGTTCCTGCCGGGCCTGCGCGCACTGTGTGACGAATTTGGTGCGCTGTTGATTATTGATGAGGTGATGACCGGTTTTCGTGTGGCATTAGCCGGGGCGCAAGATTATTACGATGTTACCCCTGATCTGACCTGTCTGGGTAAAATCATCGGTGGCGGTATGCCAGTCGGTGCTTTCGGCGGTCGCCGCGATGTGATGGATGCACTGGCACCAACAGGCCCGGTTTATCAGGCTGGTACACTGTCCGGTAACCCCATCGCAATGGCCGCAGGTTTTGCCTGTCTGACAGAAGTTGCGCAGGTGGGTATCCATGAGACCCTGACTGAACTGACCGACTCGCTGGCGACAGGCCTGCTACATGCCGCTAAAGCAGAGAATATTCCGCTGGTGGTTAACCACGTCGGCGGCATGTTTGGCATCTTCTTTACCGATGCACAAACCGTGACCTGCTATCAGGATGTCATGAATTGCGATGTTGAGCGCTTCAAGCGCTTCTTCCATCTGATGTTGGAAGAGGGCGTTTATCTGGCGCCTTCTGCTTTTGAAGCAGGTTTTATGTCAGTGGCGCATAGCAAGGAAGATATCCAGAAGAGTGTGGATGCTGCACGTCGCTGCTTTGCCCAGCTTTAA
- the erpA gene encoding iron-sulfur cluster insertion protein ErpA, with product MSDETVLPLQFTEAAAKKVKLLISDEENPNLKLRVYITGGGCSGFQYGFTFDDQINDGDMTIEKQGVELVVDPMSLQYLVGGAVDYTEGLEGSRFVVTNPNAKSTCGCGSSFSI from the coding sequence ATGAGCGACGAAACAGTACTGCCCCTACAGTTTACCGAGGCAGCAGCTAAAAAAGTTAAGCTGCTGATTTCTGATGAGGAAAATCCAAATCTGAAGCTGCGGGTTTACATTACCGGTGGCGGATGCAGCGGGTTCCAGTATGGCTTTACCTTTGATGATCAGATCAATGATGGTGATATGACCATTGAAAAACAAGGCGTTGAGCTGGTAGTTGATCCAATGAGTCTGCAATATCTGGTCGGCGGCGCAGTGGATTACACCGAAGGGCTAGAAGGTTCGCGCTTTGTCGTGACTAACCCGAATGCGAAGAGTACCTGTGGATGCGGTTCTTCCTTCAGTATTTAA